The Paracoccus sp. SMMA_5_TC region TCGATGATGCGATCGTGCAGGAAGCCGTATTTCGGCATGATCGATTCCGGCACCACCGCCTGCGGATCGGTCAGGTGATCGATGTGCCATTCGTCCGAATAGCGCCCGCCCACCCGCGCCAGGTCCGGCCCGGTGCGTTTCGACCCCCATTGGAACGGATGGTCATACATCGATTCCGCCGCCAGGCTGTAATGGCCATAGCGCTCGACCTCGTCCCGCATCGGGCGGATCATCTGGCTGTGGCAGACATAGCAGCCCTCGCGGATGTAGATGTCGCGGCCCTTCAGCTCCAGCGGCGTATAGGGGCGCATGCCGGTGACTTTTTCGATGGTGTTCTGCAGATAGAACAGCGGCGCGATTTCGACGATGCCGCCGATGGTCACCACCAGAAAGGAAAACACCAGCAGCAATGTGGCGTTCTTTTCCAGAACCTTGTGCTTGTCGAGAATTGCCATGATGCGTCCTTACTCGGCCGGGACGGCAACCGTCAGCGGCTGCGTCTTGGGTTGCCGGGCAACGGTGGCCCAAAGGTTATAGCACATGATGAGCGCGCCGGTCAGGAACAGCACCCCGCCCAGGGCCCGGACCACGTTCATCGGGAACTTGGCCGCCACGGTGTCGGCAAAGGCGTTGACCAGGAAGCCCTGAGCATCGACCTCGCGCCACATCAGCCCCTCCATGATGCCCGACACCCACATCGAGGCGGCGTAGAGCACCAGCCCGATGGTGGCGAGCCAGAAGTGCCAGCTGACCAGCGACAGGCTGTAAAGCCGCTCGCGTCCCCACAGGCGCGGCACCAGGTAATACAGCGCGCCAAAGGTGATCATGCCGTTCCAGCCCAGGGCGCCGGAATGGACATGGCCGATGGTCCAGTCGGTGTAATGCGACAGGCTGTTGACGGCCTTGATCGACATCATCGGCCCCTCAAAGGTCGCCATGCCGTAAAAGCCGACCGCCACCACCATCATGCGGATGATCGGATCGGTGCGCAGCTTGTCCCAGGCGCCCGACAGCGTCATCAGCCCGTTGATCATGCCGCCCCAGCTGGGCATCCACAGGATGACCGAAAACACCATTCCCAGGGTCGAGGCCCAGTCAGGCAGCGCGGTATAGTGCAAATGGTGCGGCCCCGCCCAGATATATAGAAAGATCAGCGCCCAGAAGTGGATGATCGACAGCTTGTAGCTGTAGACGGGGCGTTCGGCCTGCTTGGGAATGAAGTAATACATCATCCCCAGGAAGCCCGCGGTCAGGAAGAAGCCCACCGCGTTGTGGCCATACCACCACTGCGTCATCGCGTCCTGCACGCCGGCGAACAGCGCCACCGACTTGGAGCCGAAGGGGCTGACCGGCACCGCCAGGTTGTTGACGATGTGCAGCATGGCGATGGTGACGATGAAGGACAGATAGAACCAGTTCGCCACATAGATATGCGGTTCCTTGCGCTTCAGGATCGTGCCCAGGAACACCGCCAGATAGACAACCCAGACGATCGTCAGCCACAGGTCGGCATACCATTCCGGCTCGGCATATTCCTTGGACTGGGTAGCGCCCAGGATATAACCGGTGGCCGCCATAACGATGAACAGCTGATAGCCCCAGAACACGAACCAGGCCGCGTTGCCGCCCCACAGCCGCGCCGCGCTGGTGCGCTGCACAACATAGAACGAGGTGGCGATCAGCGCGTTACCGCCAAAGGCAAAGATCACGGCGCTGGTATGCAGCGGCCGCAGCTTGCCGAAATTGGTGTAGCCTTGGGTAAGGTCGCTGAAATTCAGACTGGGGAAGGCCAGCTGAAACGCGATGATGACGCCGACGAGAAAGCCGATCACCCCCCAGAAGGCGGTCGCCACGACGCCCGCGCGCACGACGCCGTCCATGTATTCGGTTTCCGGGTGCGGATCCAGTGCGGGCTGTTCGTTGCCCATCTGGCGCAAGACCCGCACGAACATGAAGCCGGCGACCAGCATCACGATCAGGGCATTCACCATATAGGCGGGGTCATCGGCCCGGGCGAAATTCGCACCGATGGCCGCCAAGACCGCGATCGCTCCCAGCGCGATCAGCTTGATGGTATCCAACATTGCTCACTGTCCTTCATCCACCGCCAAGCGCGCCCGATTCGCAGTTGCACTGCGTCGGACGCGGGCCTTGACCCTTGTGTTGTAGCCCCCGACGGTTGACGAAACTTTGATCTGCATCAATCCGCAGCCTGTTAAATGATGTCATCCTGAAGAAAGCGGCGCTTCGTGACCGGATCAGGATTGCCGGCGGGGGCGCGCGACAGAGCTTATCCGCGAAAGGAGCGGGAACTTGGCCTACAAGACCATTCTGACGGTGCTGACCAGCGCCAGCCAAAAGCAGCAGCTCGAGGCCGCCATTGCTCTGGCGCGCCAGCAGGATGCGCATCTGGACGTATTCTGCCTTGGCGTCGATCATACCCAAAGCGGTTATTATTATGCCGGCGCTTCGGCCTATGTATTTCAGGAAGCCATCGACAAGGCGATGCAAGCCGCGGCCGAACTTGAACAGAAGGTCAGCGCGCGCCTGACCAACGAGGATATCCGCTGGTCCGTCGATTCGGCGGTTGCCCAGGTCGGCGGCCTGACCACGCTGATCGGCATGCGCGCGCGCTATTCCGATCTTGTGCTGCTCAATCGCCCTTACGGTCCCGACGCGACCCCGGACGCCGAGGCGGTGACCGAGGCGGCACTGTTCGAGGGCGGCGCGCCGGTGCTGATTGCGCCGGACGGGTTGGAGCGTCCCTTTGGGCGGCGCATCCTGATTGCCTGGAACCAGTCGAACGAGGCGATGACCGCCGTGCGGCGGGCGCTGCCGCTACTGATCGCCGCCGATGCGGTCGAAATCACCGTGATCGCCCCGTCGCCGCACGGTCCGGAGCGTTCGGATCCGGGCGGCGCATTGTGCCAGATGCTGACCCGCCACGGCGTCAAGGCCGAGATTGCGGTGCTGGCCAAGACCGAACCCCAGATCAGCGACATGATCATCCGCCGCGTGACCGAAATCGGCGCTGACATGGTGGTCATGGGGGCCTATGGCCATTCGCGCTTTCGCCAGGCGATCCTGGGCGGTGCCACCCGCAACATGCTGGAAAAGGCGCAGGTGCCGGTGCTGATGGCGCGATGACGGCTTGCGCGGCGGCGGTCAGCTCAGCGGACCGCCGTCGGCGTCGTCGCCGCTTTCCAGCACAAGGCGCTGGAACACCGGCACGATGACGCGGCGCTTGCCCTCAAGCTCGATCACGCCGTCGCGCTTCAGCGCGCTCATCTGCCGGCTGACAGTTTCCAGCGTCAGACCAAGATAGTCGGCCATAGCCTCGCGGGTCAGCGGCAGTTCCACCGCAATCCGCCCCTGTGGACGGCTGTTGATCAGCGCCGCTTCGCGCCGGGCCAGAATGACCAGCAGCGAGGCGATTTTCTCTCGCGCCGACTTGCGGCCAAGCAGCAACAGCCAGTCGCGCGCGGCATCCAGTTCGTCCAGCGTCATTTCCAGCAGCCGCGCGGCGATGCGCGGCCGGTCGCGCAGCAGCGATTCGAAGGGCTTGCGCCGAAAACAGCACAGCAGCAGGTCGCTGGTGGCGGTGACCGTATAGGCGGCACTGTCGCGGCCGGGCCGTCCCAGGAAATCGCTGGGCAGGATCAGCCCCACCATCTGCGTGCGCCCATCCTCGAGCTGCTGGGTCAGCCCCGCCATCCCGGACACCACCGAGGCGACAAAATCCATGTGATCGCCCGCCCAGACGACGGTCTGCCCCGCCTCGAAGCGGCGATAGAACTTGATCTCCTCCAACTCGGCGAGATCGTCCTCGCCACAATGCGCACAGACCGCGCGGCTGCGGATCGGGCAAATCTCGCAGGGGTGCTGCGAGGCAAGCGTGACGGCATCCGTTCGCATGTTGATCTGGGTCAATGTCCTGGCGCGTGTTCACAGGCAGGATAACCGCATGAAACAACAATCGCAACTTGAGCGTCTGGGACTTTTTGACGCGCGCGTTCCGCGCTACACCAGCTATCCCACGGCGCCGCATTTCAGCACGGCCGTCGGGTCGGCCGAATATCGCGCCTGGTTGGAGGCCATTCCGGCCGGTGCGGCGATATCGCTGTATCTGCATGTGCCGTTCTGTCGCCGGTTGTGCTGGTTTTGTGCATGCCGCACCCAGGGCACCCAGT contains the following coding sequences:
- the ccoO gene encoding cytochrome-c oxidase, cbb3-type subunit II, translating into MAILDKHKVLEKNATLLLVFSFLVVTIGGIVEIAPLFYLQNTIEKVTGMRPYTPLELKGRDIYIREGCYVCHSQMIRPMRDEVERYGHYSLAAESMYDHPFQWGSKRTGPDLARVGGRYSDEWHIDHLTDPQAVVPESIMPKYGFLHDRIIDPSDMQQRLRTDARVGVPYSDEMVANAVADFRAQADPDADASGLEERYPGAQQRNFDRRPGVSEMDALIAYLQVLGTMVDFSTFEPDPNR
- the ccoN gene encoding cytochrome-c oxidase, cbb3-type subunit I, with the translated sequence MLDTIKLIALGAIAVLAAIGANFARADDPAYMVNALIVMLVAGFMFVRVLRQMGNEQPALDPHPETEYMDGVVRAGVVATAFWGVIGFLVGVIIAFQLAFPSLNFSDLTQGYTNFGKLRPLHTSAVIFAFGGNALIATSFYVVQRTSAARLWGGNAAWFVFWGYQLFIVMAATGYILGATQSKEYAEPEWYADLWLTIVWVVYLAVFLGTILKRKEPHIYVANWFYLSFIVTIAMLHIVNNLAVPVSPFGSKSVALFAGVQDAMTQWWYGHNAVGFFLTAGFLGMMYYFIPKQAERPVYSYKLSIIHFWALIFLYIWAGPHHLHYTALPDWASTLGMVFSVILWMPSWGGMINGLMTLSGAWDKLRTDPIIRMMVVAVGFYGMATFEGPMMSIKAVNSLSHYTDWTIGHVHSGALGWNGMITFGALYYLVPRLWGRERLYSLSLVSWHFWLATIGLVLYAASMWVSGIMEGLMWREVDAQGFLVNAFADTVAAKFPMNVVRALGGVLFLTGALIMCYNLWATVARQPKTQPLTVAVPAE
- a CDS encoding universal stress protein; the protein is MAYKTILTVLTSASQKQQLEAAIALARQQDAHLDVFCLGVDHTQSGYYYAGASAYVFQEAIDKAMQAAAELEQKVSARLTNEDIRWSVDSAVAQVGGLTTLIGMRARYSDLVLLNRPYGPDATPDAEAVTEAALFEGGAPVLIAPDGLERPFGRRILIAWNQSNEAMTAVRRALPLLIAADAVEITVIAPSPHGPERSDPGGALCQMLTRHGVKAEIAVLAKTEPQISDMIIRRVTEIGADMVVMGAYGHSRFRQAILGGATRNMLEKAQVPVLMAR
- the fnrL gene encoding transcriptional regulator FnrL, coding for MRTDAVTLASQHPCEICPIRSRAVCAHCGEDDLAELEEIKFYRRFEAGQTVVWAGDHMDFVASVVSGMAGLTQQLEDGRTQMVGLILPSDFLGRPGRDSAAYTVTATSDLLLCCFRRKPFESLLRDRPRIAARLLEMTLDELDAARDWLLLLGRKSAREKIASLLVILARREAALINSRPQGRIAVELPLTREAMADYLGLTLETVSRQMSALKRDGVIELEGKRRVIVPVFQRLVLESGDDADGGPLS